A single Capricornis sumatraensis isolate serow.1 chromosome 20, serow.2, whole genome shotgun sequence DNA region contains:
- the MLYCD gene encoding malonyl-CoA decarboxylase, mitochondrial: MRVLGPTLSAGRLLRLRLPPWQPQPPGPRLSSGRPAAAGALERAMDELLHRAVPAMPAYELREKTPARAENQCADFVSFYGGLAETAERAELLSRLARGFGVDHSQVAEQSAGVLQLRQQPREAAVLLQAEDRLRYALVPRYRSLFHHISKMEGGVRFLVRLRADLLEAQALKLVEGPHVREMNGVLKNMLSEWFSSGFLNLERVTWHSPCEVLQRISEAEAVHPVKTWMDMKRRVGPYRRCYFFSHCSTPGEPLIVLHVALTNEISSSIQTIIVKECPPSETEERNKITTAIFYSLSLTQQGLQGVELGAFLIKRVVKELQKEFPPLDAFSSLSPIPGFTKWLLGLLKSKAKEHGRSGLLTDSESQEIAELTGGPVLETLQTLLSSSEWAQSEQLVRALQAPLMRLCAWYLYGEKHRGYALNPVAHFHLQNGAVLWRINWLADVSLKGITGACGLMVNYRYFLEDTAANSTAYLGSKSIKASEQVLSLVAQFQKNSKL, encoded by the exons ATGCGAGTTCTCGGGCCAACCCTGTCTGCCGGGCGCCTCCTCCGGCTGCGGCTACCCCCGTGGCAGCCGCAGCCGCCAGGACCCCGGCTGTCGAGCGGGCGGCCGGCGGCAGCCGGCGCCCTGGAGCGGGCCATGGACGAGCTGCTGCACCGCGCCGTGCCTGCGATGCCGGCCTATGAGCTGCGCGAGAAGACGCCGGCGCGGGCGGAGAACCAGTGCGCGGACTTCGTGAGCTTCTACGGCGGCCTGGCCGAGACGGCCGAGCGCGCTGAGCTGCTGAGCCGCCTGGCGCGCGGCTTCGGCGTGGACCACAGCCAGGTGGCCGAGCAGAGCGCCGGCGTGCTCCAGCTACGCCAGCAGCCGCGGGAGGCAGCCGTGCTGCTGCAGGCCGAGGACCGGCTGCGCTACGCGCTGGTGCCGCGCTACCGCAGCCTCTTCCACCACATCAGCAAGATGGAGGGCGGCGTGCGCTTCCTGGTGCGGCTGCGGGCCGACCTGCTTGAGGCACAAGCCCTCAAGCTAGTGGAGGGGCCGCACGTCCGG GAAATGAATGGGGTGCTGAAAAACATGCTCTCGGAGTGGTTTTCCTCGGGGTTCCTGAACCTGGAGCGGGTCACCTGGCATTCACCGTGCGAAGTGCTCCAGAGAATCAGCGA GGCTGAGGCCGTGCACCCCGTGAAAACCTGGATGGACATGAAGCGGCGCGTGGGGCCCTACCGGAGGTGCTACTTCTTCTCTCACTGCTCAACGCCGGGGGAGCCCCTGATCGTCCTGCACGTGGCCCTGACCAATGAGATCTCCAGCAGCATCCAG ACAATCATAGTGAAGGAGTGCCCCCCGTCAGAGACGGAGGAGCGGAACAAGATCACCACAGCCATCTTCTACTCGCTGAGCCTGACCCAGCAGGGGCTGCAGGGCGTGGAGCTGGGCGCCTTCCTCATCAAGCGGGTGGTGAAGGAGCTGCAG AAGGAATTCCCCCCACTGGACGCCTTTTCCAGCCTGTCTCCCATCCCCGGCTTCACCAAGTGGCTCCTGGGGCTGCTCAAGTCCAAAGCCAAGGAGCACGGGCGGAGCGGACTGTTGACGGACTCTGAGAGTCAGGAGATCGCCGAGCTCACGGGCGGCCCCGTGCTCGAGACACTGCAGACGCTGCTGAGCAGCAGCGAGTGGGCACAGTCAGAGCAGCTGGTGCGGGCGCTGCAGGCCCCGCTGATGCGGCTGTGCGCCTGGTACCTGTACGGGGAGAAGCACCGGGGCTATGCGCTCAACCCCGTGGCCCACTTCCACCTGCAGAACGGGGCCGTGCTCTGGCGAATCAACTGGCTGGCCGACGTCAGCCTCAAGGGCATCACGGGTGCCTGCGGCCTGATGGTCAACTACCGCTACTTCCTAGAGGACACGGCCGCCAACAGCACCGCCTACCTCGGCTCCAAGAGCATCAAGGCCTCCGAGCAGGTCCTCAGCCTGGTGGCGCAGTTCCAGAAGAACAGCAAACTCTAG